In Methanolacinia paynteri, the genomic stretch GCCTGATCGTTATTATCTTTGCATCCATCCGGTGGGATACGATGGGATAAAAGCAAATATCTTTAATTCAGTGGTTGAAATCTTTAGTAACTATGGCAAAGAAAAAGAAGGACGATAAGCCGGAGCCGCAGTCGGTTCTGTATTACTTCTATACACAGGAAAGATGGGACAACTGGATGAAGACCCTCATGGAGATGGATTTTGAAGGCGATCCCGAGTCCGATGAGATGCCCGAGGGGCTTGCGTCTCTTGACAACTTTACCAAGGACCTCAATGTCTCGGTCTTAAAGATAGTAAAAATCTTCCAGAACAACGGTTTCGATTCAAAGACAGCCCTCGAGAAGATGAACGAAGTCGAAGAGATCATCATGGGCGAAGTCCCCGATAACGAGCTTACCGACATTATCCAGGGCGTCCAGATGAGATTCCTTGTCCTGTTCCTCTCGTGCAGGAAGTACATCAATGGTGAAATTCCGTCAGCAGAGATCAAGGACCTCGTAAAATCCGGCCGTGATGTGGGAGACGACGATCCTGAAAAAGCTCTTGAGATTGCAGCCGATATCGGTGCCCTAGTGCTTGACGGCGGTTCTTGCTGCGGCAAATATCTGCGCGGCGATGTTGATGAGCCGATCATGTTCGACGACTGGCTCATCGAGGTCGACGACATGGGCGAGGCGATGAAGACGCTCAGCAAGTTCGACGAGGAGTTCGGAGTCGGCATTTGATCGCATCGAAGGCGAAATTCAGGGGAGCGAAGAAGCTCCAGAATATTGTCGGGTTCCGTGTTCCCGAACTGGTATTCAAAGGGCCGTTTCTTGAGGCAGTCAGCGCCTGCATGAATTACCAGAAGCTCGACAAGAGGACAAGGGAACAGCTTATACATTTTTTTAAGGATTTTCTTGACTGCAAGTGCAGGCAAAACCCTCTGTGCGGGTGCCCGGAAAGAAAATTCGTGAAGATGATCGTCGAACTGCGGATCTCAGGACTGGATCACAGGCAGATAAGTGAGGTCATGCTCGACGAATACGGTATCGATATCGCGCCTGCAGATATACTGAGTTTTCTCGAAAGTTCTGTTCATATCCTCGAATCGATAAAAGATATATCGAAGATTGAGGGAAAAGAGGATCTTTCGGCAGAGACCGCACAGCTGATTGCATCCGTCTCGCACTGAGATCCCATTGCAGATCACGAAGTGTAGCTGTCGATCAGGTTGCCGTCTTCATCATACAGCCCGGCGGTGTCACCGGAATTGTTCCAGATATTTTCTCCCGAGTTCCAGTAATAGCTCTTTTCAGTGTTGCTTCCCGTTTTTGAATAGAGAGTTACGGTCTCCCCCGATTCCAGGATCGCGTCGGGAAATACATACGAATAGCTCGATCCTGAGTTCGTGATCCTCCAGTTTGTGATATCGACATCGCTCTCTCCAGTGTTCGTGATCGTCACCCACTCGTCATCGAGATTCAGGCCCGTGATCTCTACTGATCCCGAGCTGCACGCCTCGCAGGTTTCATTGTTCCCGGCAGTGTTGTAAAGGGTGTCGATCGTCCCTCCAATTCCTTTTGCTTCAGTATAAAATTTAGCATAAACAGGATAATGGTCCGAAACATCCTCTGTGAGGTCCTGGTCGAGATCGTATAATTCGTCGAACCTGATCACACCCGCATCTCCCGTGTAATATTTCTGGTAGTCGCCGAGAACGACGATCCTGTCGTAAGTACAGTCTGTCGATTTGGTCGTGGTATCGAGATCGTTTCCTATCAGCCACGAGTACTTCCCGGATCTCAGCGGGGAGGAGGCATCGTCTTCATCGAAGTACGAACAGTCGGCGTTGAAGTCGCCCATCAGGATCACCATCTCGTCTTCCGGGAGCACCTCCGTGCAGTACTCCGCGACATCGGTCAGGGCGTCGATCTCCTCTTCAGCCTCGTCGGGATCTGTGTGTATGGTTGCGAATGTCGCGATAAAATCCCCGTCAGTCGAACTGAAGGAGGCGATGAAAGGCTCCCTGTGGAAGGGGTCGGTTCCCGAAGGTTCAGGATATGTCCGGGGGGTAGATGAGAGATTCACTTTGGCTGTATTGTAGATATATGCATACTGCTCCTTTGACGAAGTCCTGCCGAGCCTCTCGCTGATTACATACTCGTATAAGGGATCTTTTTCATCCACTTTCTCCATCAGATCCTGTATCGCCGTTCCTGATGAGTCCCTGATCTCCTGGATTGCAACGATATCGTAACGGCAGATAATATCTGATAGAATATTCATCACTTCGTCGTTGGATGCCTTCGTAGTTCCGAACACCTGAACGTTGAATGCACCGACAGTTATCTCGTCCTTCTCTCCCGGGTAAAAGCCGTCAGGAAAGTATCCTTCCTCGTACGAGTACCCTGATATGACTACGATCAGAACGACAGCGACTCCTGCTGCAAGTTTGCCTTTACTTTTTTTGCTCTTTTTCTTCGGACCCTTCTTATTCGCCATTGTGAAGTAATTGATATTTATCGGATAAAAATCTGATTCCGGGTTATATTTTATATTTTAACAAACAGGGCTTTTTTTAGATACTTTTTTGGCAGGTCGGGACCTATATACTGGTATATAATACAAAATCTTTTTTTGATTATAGGAGGTTTTATGACAGAAAATACGTGTTTGAAGAGTGTTGCGGAGGTGAACAGGCAGTTTGATGCAGGACTCTCCGGCCTGGATGACGTAGAGAATAATTTCCCATTACTTGCGAATCAATACTATCTTTCGCTGATAGACTGGGACGACCCGGAAGATCCGATAAGAAAAATTATAATTCCCGATTCCGCCGAGATGGTGAAGTGGGGCTCGCTCGATCCGTCCATGGAGGCGAGAAATACGAAATCTCCCGGCCTTCAGCACAAATATCCGGCAACGGCTCTGATGCTGATAAGCGATAACTGCGGAGGGTTCTGCCGCTTCTGCTTCAGGAAAAGATTGTTCATAGAACCCGGCGATGAAAAGATCAGGGATCTTTCAAAGGATCTCGATTATATCCGGAGCCACCCGGAGATCTCAAACGTGCTTCTCTCGGGCGGTGACGCACTCACGGCGTCTACTTCCCGGCTGAATAAGATTCTATCCGCACTTTTTTCCATAAAACATATCAAATCCGTACGAATAGGTACGAAGATGCCGGCATACAACCCGTTTAGGATAATCGAAGACGAATCCCTGCATGAAATGGTCAGGGAGAACAGCAGGCCGGGAAAGATGCTCTATTTCATGACGCAGTTCAATCACCCGAGGGAGCTGACAAAAGAGGCGAAGGAATCACTGGATCTACTGAGGCTTTCAGGCGCATCTCTTGCAAACCAGACTCCGATTTTAAATGGTGTAAACAGCGATCCCGAAACACTCTCAGGGCTCTGCTCGAATCTTGCTGAAGCGGGGAATGTGCCTTATTATCTCTTCCAGTGCAGGCCTGCGGCAGGCAACAGGCATTTTACCGTTCCGGTGGAAAGCACATATGAAATATATGAAAAAGCGAAAAGAAGTCTCTCGGGGCTTGCGAAAAGAGCGAGATATGTAATGTCGCATGCCACAGGAAAGATCGAAGTGATCGGTATGGATCCTGAGAAGGTATATATGAAATATCACCAGGCAGCAAATCCCCATGAAATAGGAAAGGTGATGTCGTTTAAGAGAGATCCAAAGGCATTATGGTTCGATGATTATCTCTGAAGTTACTTTTTTTAATTAAATATAATCGTAGTGTTTCCTGAGGAAATCCCTGATCTTCTCGGATTCAAGCCATC encodes the following:
- a CDS encoding DUF2150 family protein, with amino-acid sequence MAKKKKDDKPEPQSVLYYFYTQERWDNWMKTLMEMDFEGDPESDEMPEGLASLDNFTKDLNVSVLKIVKIFQNNGFDSKTALEKMNEVEEIIMGEVPDNELTDIIQGVQMRFLVLFLSCRKYINGEIPSAEIKDLVKSGRDVGDDDPEKALEIAADIGALVLDGGSCCGKYLRGDVDEPIMFDDWLIEVDDMGEAMKTLSKFDEEFGVGI
- a CDS encoding DUF5814 domain-containing protein translates to MIASKAKFRGAKKLQNIVGFRVPELVFKGPFLEAVSACMNYQKLDKRTREQLIHFFKDFLDCKCRQNPLCGCPERKFVKMIVELRISGLDHRQISEVMLDEYGIDIAPADILSFLESSVHILESIKDISKIEGKEDLSAETAQLIASVSH
- a CDS encoding lamin tail domain-containing protein, yielding MANKKGPKKKSKKSKGKLAAGVAVVLIVVISGYSYEEGYFPDGFYPGEKDEITVGAFNVQVFGTTKASNDEVMNILSDIICRYDIVAIQEIRDSSGTAIQDLMEKVDEKDPLYEYVISERLGRTSSKEQYAYIYNTAKVNLSSTPRTYPEPSGTDPFHREPFIASFSSTDGDFIATFATIHTDPDEAEEEIDALTDVAEYCTEVLPEDEMVILMGDFNADCSYFDEDDASSPLRSGKYSWLIGNDLDTTTKSTDCTYDRIVVLGDYQKYYTGDAGVIRFDELYDLDQDLTEDVSDHYPVYAKFYTEAKGIGGTIDTLYNTAGNNETCEACSSGSVEITGLNLDDEWVTITNTGESDVDITNWRITNSGSSYSYVFPDAILESGETVTLYSKTGSNTEKSYYWNSGENIWNNSGDTAGLYDEDGNLIDSYTS
- a CDS encoding KamA family radical SAM protein, with the translated sequence MTENTCLKSVAEVNRQFDAGLSGLDDVENNFPLLANQYYLSLIDWDDPEDPIRKIIIPDSAEMVKWGSLDPSMEARNTKSPGLQHKYPATALMLISDNCGGFCRFCFRKRLFIEPGDEKIRDLSKDLDYIRSHPEISNVLLSGGDALTASTSRLNKILSALFSIKHIKSVRIGTKMPAYNPFRIIEDESLHEMVRENSRPGKMLYFMTQFNHPRELTKEAKESLDLLRLSGASLANQTPILNGVNSDPETLSGLCSNLAEAGNVPYYLFQCRPAAGNRHFTVPVESTYEIYEKAKRSLSGLAKRARYVMSHATGKIEVIGMDPEKVYMKYHQAANPHEIGKVMSFKRDPKALWFDDYL